A genome region from Christensenella minuta includes the following:
- a CDS encoding sigma-70 family RNA polymerase sigma factor, which translates to MSNEEAARRIQGGEQSAIPLLWEGVKRFVRLWAHKYYVQHESLCRRTGVEKEDLYQCGYFAMLSAVRAYDAAKGYQFITYMAYHLQNEFNAAVGVRTTKGRNNAQIRLISLEAEKEGADGIINSDSIPDEAAQNDLDNAIENLYSEEARRNIAPALERLSTDEYEIMRRYFYRGQKLSEIARDMGVEYHKIQRLYGSALRRLRHAKEVQEYKEEYMSLWAYRGTGFASFRDRQESSVERAAAYLEELREKLKVWGYE; encoded by the coding sequence ATGTCAAACGAGGAAGCTGCGCGGCGTATACAGGGCGGAGAGCAAAGCGCAATCCCTCTTTTATGGGAGGGCGTGAAAAGGTTCGTCCGGTTGTGGGCGCATAAATACTATGTGCAACATGAGAGCTTGTGCAGACGTACGGGAGTTGAAAAAGAGGATTTATATCAATGCGGGTACTTTGCCATGCTAAGCGCGGTGCGGGCGTATGACGCGGCAAAAGGCTATCAGTTCATTACCTACATGGCCTATCACCTGCAAAACGAATTTAACGCCGCTGTGGGCGTTCGGACGACAAAAGGACGTAACAACGCACAAATACGCCTAATAAGCCTTGAAGCGGAAAAAGAGGGCGCAGACGGCATTATAAACAGCGACAGCATACCAGACGAAGCGGCGCAGAATGATTTGGATAACGCCATTGAGAATCTATACAGCGAGGAAGCCCGCCGCAACATTGCCCCGGCTCTTGAACGGTTATCTACGGACGAATACGAGATCATGCGGCGGTATTTCTATCGAGGCCAGAAGCTATCAGAGATAGCGCGGGACATGGGCGTGGAATACCACAAAATACAGAGGCTTTACGGTTCGGCTCTGCGCAGACTAAGACACGCAAAAGAGGTACAGGAGTACAAAGAGGAATACATGAGCTTGTGGGCTTATAGGGGTACAGGGTTCGCCTCTTTTCGGGACAGACAGGAAAGCAGCGTTGAACGAGCGGCGGCGTATCTGGAAGAATTGCGGGAAAAACTCAAGGTGTGGGGGTATGAATAG
- a CDS encoding ATP-binding cassette domain-containing protein yields the protein MIREVLRLEGIFANAHNVPTLYNAWLNLQKNEIVGLFGLNNSGRTTLIQILCGNILPTAGRIYRNEKPVVLLSPVHAKQMGIVRINSFNSLFLDFDLTNNIFLMPENPKRFLVNEQVHAMQSQAILNFLGLRIPSKTKVRDLNLVEQFIVLLARAIAEHAEIIVIEDILFTFTEDQLTTIHNVLKIICKEGISILLSEYRAKTLMHLCDRIFVVREGTIASICSSDQFDEKKLTSIMIGQKIKEPLYRSGKILRNQGSPLLEWQNVCYGKMLKSFSMAIHKSQIVGLLCNNKHMLEGILAVLKIPHPTQGQILFRQRPLLRSAIYRDIFLIPENDIIYENLSMNENITLLAQKEFSLPFGIIPHSKIQMLYNELVLPHFMEELSEMRKHSIKAFSRKMRLELSLCRALMLGPSILVLINPTKLMDSLSVTQILRKIVHLKERAGISILLISNNIYDQLHICDTILFTGEKKVLTQFDMNRHSSDDVLTYYRAYMGR from the coding sequence ATGATTCGAGAAGTATTGCGGTTAGAAGGAATTTTTGCTAATGCACACAATGTTCCTACGCTGTATAACGCTTGGCTAAACCTACAAAAAAATGAAATAGTAGGACTGTTTGGATTAAATAATTCCGGAAGAACTACCTTAATTCAAATTTTATGCGGCAATATTCTTCCAACCGCAGGACGTATTTACCGGAATGAAAAACCAGTAGTACTATTATCTCCCGTCCATGCTAAGCAAATGGGCATCGTTCGCATTAACAGTTTCAACTCTTTATTTTTAGATTTTGATTTAACAAATAATATTTTTCTAATGCCAGAAAATCCGAAAAGATTTTTAGTAAATGAACAGGTTCATGCCATGCAGTCACAAGCGATTTTAAATTTTTTGGGGCTACGTATTCCTTCCAAAACAAAAGTGCGCGATCTTAATTTGGTGGAACAATTTATTGTCCTGCTCGCACGAGCGATTGCTGAACATGCAGAAATAATTGTAATAGAAGATATCCTCTTTACTTTTACCGAGGATCAATTAACAACAATACATAATGTCTTAAAGATTATCTGCAAAGAGGGAATTTCTATTCTTTTATCTGAGTATCGGGCAAAGACACTCATGCACCTATGTGATCGAATTTTTGTTGTACGCGAAGGAACAATTGCTAGTATATGCAGTTCTGACCAATTTGATGAAAAAAAACTGACATCTATCATGATTGGCCAAAAAATTAAAGAACCGTTATATAGGTCTGGCAAAATATTACGAAATCAAGGCAGTCCACTTTTAGAATGGCAAAATGTTTGTTATGGTAAGATGCTAAAGTCTTTTAGTATGGCCATACACAAAAGCCAAATCGTGGGCCTGCTCTGCAACAATAAACACATGCTGGAGGGCATTTTAGCCGTTCTAAAAATTCCCCACCCGACACAGGGGCAAATTCTATTTAGACAGCGACCTTTATTACGCAGCGCTATCTATCGTGATATTTTCTTAATTCCTGAAAATGACATTATTTATGAGAATCTTTCAATGAATGAAAATATTACACTTCTTGCCCAGAAGGAATTTAGCCTTCCTTTCGGAATAATTCCACACTCTAAAATACAGATGTTGTATAATGAGCTTGTTCTGCCTCATTTTATGGAAGAATTATCAGAAATGCGTAAACATTCAATCAAAGCTTTTAGCCGCAAAATGCGCCTAGAATTATCCTTATGCCGTGCTTTGATGCTGGGGCCGTCTATATTGGTCCTAATAAATCCCACTAAGTTAATGGATAGTCTTTCCGTCACTCAAATCCTTCGCAAAATTGTTCATCTTAAAGAACGTGCAGGAATATCTATCCTGCTTATTTCTAACAATATTTATGACCAGTTACATATCTGCGATACAATTCTTTTTACCGGCGAAAAAAAAGTCCTTACCCAATTTGATATGAACCGACATTCCAGCGATGATGTACTAACCTATTACAGGGCTTATATGGGCCGCTAA
- a CDS encoding sensor histidine kinase — MKKIEFFNTLPWIIRIPQRNLVFTAGAILIVLPSIIFSLTQRYLPLYFVAINALLLGLFLFFIIFFELRVLRPYEHFLIKLLSIRSNTTSQQNGYADSPEAMLDWIMDNQQRLANRELTLEYLRTEAELDALQSQINPHFLFNTLESIRGFAQKKNVPEIADITEAMSHLFRSSIQNMDTLVPLSDELENVQNYILIQDFRFPGKFQLHTKFHTEIPHLLSYKVPKLTLQPLVENAIFHGLELLPEGGLITLDIYTTEKRLIIRITDNGMGISRDRLNEINCRLVSMDKLKLPFFASEQKKRGIGIGLYNIHQRIRLQMGEQYGLTISSTLNIGTEVEVTLPLILENGVRP; from the coding sequence ATGAAAAAAATTGAATTTTTTAATACGCTTCCTTGGATTATTCGTATTCCCCAGCGCAACCTTGTTTTTACAGCAGGGGCAATTTTAATTGTATTGCCATCTATCATCTTTAGCCTAACACAAAGATACCTTCCACTCTATTTTGTTGCAATAAACGCATTACTACTCGGATTGTTTTTGTTTTTTATTATTTTTTTTGAATTGCGCGTCCTCCGCCCTTATGAACACTTTTTGATCAAATTGCTTTCAATACGTAGCAATACAACATCTCAACAAAACGGCTATGCAGACAGTCCGGAAGCAATGTTAGATTGGATCATGGATAATCAGCAACGCTTGGCCAATCGCGAACTAACTTTAGAATATTTGCGCACAGAGGCAGAGCTCGACGCCCTCCAAAGCCAGATTAATCCACACTTTTTATTTAACACATTGGAATCGATCCGTGGATTTGCGCAGAAAAAAAATGTTCCAGAGATTGCGGATATCACAGAAGCAATGTCACATTTATTTCGCAGCAGTATCCAGAATATGGATACGTTAGTTCCACTTTCCGATGAACTGGAAAATGTTCAAAATTATATATTGATACAGGATTTTCGATTCCCCGGAAAATTTCAACTGCATACCAAGTTTCATACAGAGATCCCGCATTTACTTTCTTACAAGGTTCCCAAGTTGACTTTACAGCCTTTAGTAGAAAATGCTATCTTTCATGGTTTAGAACTATTGCCCGAGGGCGGTTTGATCACATTGGATATTTATACAACTGAGAAACGGTTAATTATACGCATTACAGACAATGGTATGGGAATTTCCAGGGACCGGCTGAATGAAATAAATTGCCGCTTAGTGTCTATGGACAAACTTAAATTACCGTTTTTTGCATCTGAACAAAAGAAGAGAGGAATAGGAATCGGGCTCTATAATATTCACCAGCGTATTCGTCTTCAGATGGGTGAGCAGTATGGCCTGACAATTTCCAGCACTCTAAATATTGGTACAGAAGTTGAAGTCACCCTCCCCTTAATTTTAGAAAATGGGGTAAGACCATGA
- a CDS encoding IS256 family transposase: MARKNNTKLRELMDEFGVKTMDDVHAFVKMLTAETIQAALDGELENELGYSKYDYKNKNTDNSRNGYSTKTVQGAVGEMEISVPRDRNGEFEPQLVKKHQTDISAIEDKIIFMYSQGISTRDIQKTMQEMYGIDVDDSRVSKITDKVLPLVREWQERPLQSVYAMLMLDAIHYCVRDNGIVVKKAAYIAIGTDLEGRKDVLGIWVGATESSKYWLNVLNGLKNRGLKDILIASVDGLSGFVDAINTAYPQTEVQRCIIHQIRSSTRYVSYKDRKAFTADLKLIYKAATEDLALLALEDLSNRWSAKYPLSVKSWQANWPELSTMFKYPPEIRKLIYTTNAIENFNRQLRKVTKTKSAFVSDGALMKVLYLATMNITEKWSMPIRDWGMILDNLMVYFGDRIDISL, translated from the coding sequence ATGGCAAGGAAAAACAACACAAAACTAAGAGAACTGATGGACGAGTTTGGCGTAAAAACGATGGATGATGTCCATGCGTTCGTAAAGATGCTGACGGCAGAGACAATTCAGGCGGCTCTGGACGGGGAACTGGAAAACGAGCTCGGATACAGCAAGTACGACTACAAAAACAAAAATACGGATAATAGCCGCAACGGCTACAGCACAAAAACAGTGCAGGGAGCGGTTGGAGAAATGGAGATATCTGTACCACGGGATCGTAACGGAGAGTTTGAACCGCAGCTTGTGAAGAAACACCAAACGGATATTTCGGCGATAGAGGACAAAATTATCTTCATGTATTCGCAGGGCATCTCCACGCGGGATATTCAAAAAACGATGCAGGAGATGTACGGCATAGACGTGGATGACAGCCGTGTGTCTAAGATAACAGACAAGGTCTTGCCGTTGGTGCGCGAATGGCAGGAGCGTCCATTACAGAGCGTCTATGCCATGCTGATGCTGGATGCGATTCACTACTGTGTGCGTGATAACGGGATCGTGGTGAAAAAAGCGGCATACATTGCCATCGGAACAGATTTGGAGGGGCGAAAGGATGTCCTTGGTATTTGGGTTGGTGCGACAGAATCGTCAAAATACTGGCTGAATGTACTGAACGGCTTGAAAAACAGAGGGCTGAAAGATATACTGATAGCGAGTGTGGACGGGCTTTCCGGGTTTGTGGATGCGATCAACACGGCATATCCGCAAACAGAGGTGCAGCGCTGCATCATCCACCAAATCCGGTCGTCGACGCGGTATGTATCCTACAAGGACAGGAAGGCATTTACGGCTGACTTAAAGCTCATCTACAAGGCCGCCACGGAAGACCTTGCCCTGCTGGCGTTGGAAGACCTGTCCAACCGCTGGAGCGCCAAATATCCACTTTCGGTGAAATCCTGGCAGGCTAACTGGCCGGAGCTTTCGACGATGTTCAAATACCCGCCTGAAATCCGCAAGTTGATATACACGACGAACGCAATCGAGAATTTTAACCGCCAACTGCGGAAGGTCACGAAAACGAAGAGCGCTTTTGTTTCGGACGGCGCCTTGATGAAAGTGCTTTACCTTGCGACCATGAACATAACAGAAAAGTGGAGCATGCCGATTCGGGACTGGGGCATGATACTGGATAATCTGATGGTCTATTTTGGGGACAGGATTGATATCTCGCTGTAA
- a CDS encoding sugar ABC transporter substrate-binding protein: MKRIWVVVVCLMVMVLFFSGCGAPANDAVEKTPSVAAEDGDASKSNDTGKQITIGLTARDLAIPAYTSITGLLEQKCQENGVQLTAVSANADPSKQATQIENFVQSDVDCIIVMEAVEQSAAATTVQDAVAAGVPVIGYGLAVEGNTTDLVCPNYDIGYASAEQCAEWMNENYNGKGEIGILHLSLTSEGGIDRYEGAKAGIKDKLPDAEIVAEQFAQTVEEGVKVTESMIQANPDIVAIVCSSGGAAVGTAEALTGLGLNDGKIAVFGTDTTTDVLSAVKSEANPLLATVCVGSDTYMADKLYEMAMLIINDEPYEEHYLSKLEKIDAANVDEFIERENIAL; the protein is encoded by the coding sequence ATGAAAAGAATTTGGGTAGTAGTAGTATGCTTAATGGTAATGGTGTTGTTCTTCTCAGGGTGCGGTGCGCCAGCAAATGATGCAGTAGAGAAAACACCCTCTGTTGCAGCAGAAGATGGGGACGCAAGCAAATCAAATGATACAGGGAAGCAGATCACCATTGGATTGACAGCGAGAGATCTTGCCATCCCAGCTTATACCTCAATTACGGGACTATTAGAACAGAAATGTCAGGAAAATGGGGTACAGCTGACAGCGGTCAGTGCTAATGCCGATCCTTCAAAACAAGCTACACAAATTGAAAATTTTGTACAAAGCGATGTGGATTGCATAATCGTTATGGAAGCAGTTGAACAGTCGGCAGCGGCTACCACAGTACAGGATGCTGTTGCGGCAGGCGTGCCGGTGATTGGTTATGGGTTGGCTGTCGAAGGAAATACAACAGACCTTGTATGCCCAAACTATGATATAGGGTATGCAAGTGCTGAGCAGTGTGCGGAATGGATGAATGAAAATTATAATGGGAAAGGTGAAATTGGCATCCTCCATTTATCTCTAACATCTGAAGGGGGCATTGACCGATATGAAGGCGCTAAAGCCGGAATTAAAGACAAATTACCGGATGCGGAAATTGTAGCAGAGCAATTTGCGCAGACTGTAGAAGAAGGCGTCAAAGTTACAGAAAGTATGATTCAAGCCAACCCCGATATAGTTGCAATTGTGTGCAGTTCTGGCGGTGCGGCAGTAGGCACGGCCGAGGCATTGACTGGTTTGGGTCTAAATGATGGAAAAATTGCTGTATTTGGTACAGATACGACAACTGACGTGCTTTCAGCAGTGAAATCTGAAGCGAATCCACTTTTGGCCACAGTATGTGTAGGTAGCGATACCTATATGGCAGATAAGCTTTACGAAATGGCAATGTTGATTATCAATGATGAACCCTATGAGGAACACTATCTGTCAAAGTTAGAAAAAATTGATGCCGCAAATGTGGATGAATTTATCGAAAGAGAGAATATAGCCCTTTAA
- a CDS encoding alcohol dehydrogenase catalytic domain-containing protein, protein MRTICYTCPGYGLKELEKPQMIFEDDVLVRIAYAGICGSDINIIHGHEDDFLGINPGDTYVLGHEASGYVEALGKKANTKGLKVGDKVALYFNQYCGKCYYCRNAQEQFCENVLSRGGFFADYAVVNEQQVFLLPDNTDMRKAALVEPISVVQRGIDLLNLKPGIKVAIIGGGSVGLLFTELLHTAGAVRITVIEPVANKRTMALEYGADYALDPNKEDMIAQCMQITERRGFDVVVETSGVRSAIQAGYDILGRGGTLELFASYGSGAVYPLDLPSFFAKEAKVIGVFQSPYMYPRAIELFNRLELDPFIEHIYQPEEWKEAFEFRMSGGPQKVLFEFHKNQENL, encoded by the coding sequence ATGAGAACGATTTGCTATACCTGTCCCGGATACGGTCTTAAGGAATTGGAGAAACCCCAGATGATATTTGAGGATGATGTACTGGTTCGCATTGCCTATGCTGGGATCTGCGGATCTGACATCAATATTATCCATGGACACGAAGATGATTTTCTGGGAATCAATCCAGGCGATACCTATGTATTAGGGCACGAAGCCTCTGGTTATGTTGAAGCCTTAGGAAAAAAAGCAAATACCAAAGGGCTAAAAGTTGGCGATAAAGTGGCGCTTTATTTCAATCAATATTGTGGAAAATGCTATTATTGCCGCAACGCTCAAGAGCAGTTTTGCGAAAATGTACTGTCACGCGGCGGTTTTTTTGCCGATTATGCCGTTGTCAATGAACAACAGGTTTTTTTATTGCCGGATAATACAGATATGCGTAAAGCTGCGCTAGTCGAACCCATATCAGTTGTACAACGTGGAATCGACCTACTGAACCTAAAACCAGGTATAAAAGTTGCGATAATTGGTGGCGGGAGCGTAGGATTGCTATTTACTGAACTATTGCATACTGCAGGTGCTGTACGGATTACGGTTATTGAACCGGTAGCAAATAAACGTACTATGGCACTGGAGTATGGAGCTGATTATGCGCTTGATCCTAACAAGGAAGATATGATTGCCCAGTGTATGCAAATCACAGAAAGGCGTGGATTCGACGTAGTCGTAGAGACATCAGGAGTAAGATCTGCGATTCAGGCAGGATACGACATTTTAGGCAGGGGCGGTACACTTGAACTTTTTGCGAGCTACGGAAGCGGTGCTGTCTATCCGCTTGATCTGCCCTCTTTTTTTGCTAAAGAGGCGAAGGTGATAGGTGTATTCCAGTCACCTTATATGTACCCGCGGGCCATTGAACTCTTTAATCGCCTTGAACTGGATCCGTTCATAGAGCATATCTATCAGCCGGAGGAATGGAAAGAAGCTTTTGAATTTCGAATGAGCGGAGGTCCACAAAAAGTATTATTTGAATTTCATAAAAATCAGGAGAATTTATGA
- a CDS encoding zinc-dependent alcohol dehydrogenase, protein MKSLAIEKNYTLNLIDIPVPQIDRSSALVKIHGCGICGTDMKIVHGTFKEFETYPCLLGHEAVGEVVEVGSDVTAFKEGDKVLLPYLEGEIDGYIPSHGAFSEYGICHDIIAMAKEGRGPDSPGFNELFYPQKKVPDDFDTECGVMMVTLREVLAATRHFGFTAGQSLVVFGGGAVGLSFVKFAKLIGMAPVILVDIMDEKVDDAKYIGADYALNSMKSDIVSEIRKLCPQGVDYTLDAVGVNELISQSMQLICRGGKILIYGISPVVSMQFDWTLAPDNWSLDFFWAPDKILESAVHDQLVQWISMGIVNPYDFISHTFAYADIMKAFDVLEQKKPAKKIIVKMT, encoded by the coding sequence ATGAAAAGTTTAGCCATAGAAAAAAATTATACTCTAAACCTCATTGACATCCCTGTTCCTCAAATCGATAGAAGCAGTGCCCTTGTTAAAATACATGGCTGTGGCATCTGTGGCACAGATATGAAGATCGTTCATGGGACATTTAAAGAATTTGAGACATATCCATGTTTGCTTGGACATGAGGCAGTAGGTGAAGTTGTAGAGGTCGGAAGTGATGTAACAGCTTTTAAAGAAGGCGATAAAGTATTGCTTCCTTATTTGGAAGGTGAGATTGATGGATATATTCCTTCGCATGGCGCTTTTTCAGAGTACGGGATTTGTCACGATATCATTGCTATGGCCAAAGAAGGGAGAGGCCCGGATTCCCCTGGATTCAATGAACTGTTTTATCCGCAGAAAAAAGTACCAGATGATTTTGACACTGAATGTGGGGTTATGATGGTAACCTTGCGTGAGGTTCTAGCTGCCACACGGCACTTTGGGTTTACAGCTGGTCAAAGCTTAGTAGTATTTGGCGGTGGAGCGGTTGGTTTATCATTTGTAAAATTTGCAAAGCTTATCGGGATGGCGCCAGTCATTTTGGTCGATATTATGGACGAAAAAGTCGATGATGCAAAATATATAGGTGCAGATTATGCTCTTAATAGTATGAAAAGCGATATTGTGAGCGAAATACGCAAGTTATGTCCGCAAGGTGTAGATTATACGCTTGATGCAGTTGGGGTAAACGAATTGATTTCCCAGTCTATGCAGCTTATTTGCCGGGGAGGGAAAATTCTAATATATGGAATTTCACCAGTGGTATCGATGCAGTTTGATTGGACATTAGCGCCAGATAATTGGTCGTTGGATTTCTTTTGGGCACCAGACAAGATTTTAGAATCGGCCGTACACGATCAGTTAGTGCAGTGGATATCAATGGGAATTGTGAATCCATATGATTTTATTTCCCACACATTTGCATACGCAGACATTATGAAGGCGTTTGATGTTCTGGAGCAAAAGAAACCCGCCAAAAAGATTATAGTAAAAATGACATAA
- a CDS encoding helix-turn-helix domain-containing protein, producing MGKKKYSLEEKVSIVEKVLSGEWGIKEAGRNTGIHKGDIQKWIAAYEQHGVAGLDRRGSSYTGEFKQTVIEDMRINRLSLRETAAKYNIAIHSTISRWERIYLEEGAQGLYAERRGRRIKGRPPKLTKQAEEDLIAENQRLRAEVDYLKKLNALVQEKERQERKPR from the coding sequence TTGGGAAAAAAGAAGTATAGCCTGGAAGAAAAGGTATCGATAGTAGAAAAGGTGTTATCAGGAGAATGGGGCATTAAAGAGGCCGGGCGAAATACGGGCATCCATAAAGGAGATATTCAAAAATGGATAGCGGCGTATGAACAGCATGGAGTGGCAGGCCTGGATCGGCGGGGAAGCAGTTATACCGGAGAGTTCAAGCAAACCGTTATAGAGGATATGCGCATAAACAGACTGTCATTGCGGGAAACGGCAGCGAAATATAACATAGCTATACATAGCACAATTAGTCGCTGGGAGCGCATCTACTTAGAGGAAGGGGCGCAAGGATTGTATGCTGAACGCCGAGGTCGCAGAATCAAAGGCCGTCCACCAAAGCTGACTAAGCAAGCGGAAGAAGACTTGATTGCAGAGAACCAACGCCTGCGCGCGGAGGTAGACTATTTAAAAAAATTGAACGCCTTAGTTCAAGAAAAGGAACGGCAAGAGAGAAAACCCAGGTGA
- a CDS encoding IS3 family transposase: MIRELRHVHRITLLLEIAGLARSTYYYHTKQLEKPDKYVAVKEEIAVIYEENRQRVGYRRITLELQNRGYHINHKTVQRLMRQLGLYCRVRMKRYASYRGEVGEIAPDLLQRDFHAGIPNEKWVTDVTEFSLFGQKLYLSPILDLYNREIVSYSISHHPRFSQTVDMLEKAFRRLPNSVNLILHSDQGWQYQMKQYQRMLREKGIRQSMSRKGNCLDNAVR, from the coding sequence GTGATCCGGGAGCTAAGGCATGTACACAGGATCACCCTGTTACTTGAAATCGCAGGACTTGCCCGTAGCACATACTATTATCACACAAAGCAGTTAGAGAAGCCTGACAAATACGTGGCAGTAAAGGAGGAAATAGCTGTGATTTACGAAGAAAATCGCCAGAGGGTTGGTTATCGACGGATTACGCTGGAATTACAAAATCGAGGATACCATATTAACCATAAAACCGTACAACGACTGATGCGGCAACTTGGCCTTTACTGCCGTGTTCGGATGAAGAGATATGCTTCATATCGAGGCGAGGTTGGGGAAATTGCCCCCGATCTGTTACAGCGCGACTTTCATGCAGGCATACCCAATGAGAAGTGGGTGACGGATGTGACCGAATTTTCTCTGTTTGGACAGAAGCTGTATCTTTCTCCCATATTGGATTTATACAACAGAGAAATTGTCAGCTACAGTATCAGTCATCATCCACGTTTTTCACAAACAGTAGATATGCTGGAAAAGGCATTTAGGCGACTTCCTAACAGCGTGAATTTGATCTTGCACTCTGACCAGGGCTGGCAGTATCAGATGAAACAATATCAAAGAATGCTCCGGGAAAAGGGTATCCGGCAGAGTATGTCGCGCAAAGGAAATTGCCTTGACAATGCCGTGAGATAG
- a CDS encoding response regulator transcription factor codes for MKLLLVDDEIYILDMLKALIDWEATDLQLVGTATEGSAAFDSITTLRPDIVITDIRLPGFDGIELIKRVRLQNNDAHFIIISGFRQFEYAQNAIKYGVTDYLLKPIKRTELNEALQKLIRLISEERQKTILLKEQDKIILSSKNHLQASLLQHIIEKKELPSNLDVLNSKYLTGFKTGSFRLICCKIDRFSNTEPISEDSFFETIRTKIKENLTVVVVDYCHTVICLPIKSYVVFLLNYDHDQYAAIHSSIAMTGKNLFAYIKKFEGISLTIAIGKEVLNSADLSSSWDDVTAILQQRILTGCNTLLSTSCKEDKYPDIKNALSPYESRLLKKSIESFDLNALQTQIMDIFTNAGLSEIKSAKYYFKICYELADLFWNTLISIHIAEDLNRKQKDQELYELLDNCVSLRQLETTFTKYLLNEFKHYYDPAHPPENIAVLIAKKYIARHYNEHISLKDIANQVFLNPVYFSICFKRDTGLNFVDYINEYRIEKSKELLKNLQESIASIAEMVGFQNARYFSKVFKKYVGISPAEYRRKHVSISL; via the coding sequence ATGAAGCTATTGCTTGTTGATGATGAAATTTATATTTTAGATATGCTAAAAGCTTTAATTGATTGGGAGGCAACCGATTTGCAATTAGTCGGTACTGCGACAGAAGGTTCTGCAGCATTTGATTCTATCACAACCTTAAGGCCCGATATCGTTATTACCGATATTCGTCTTCCTGGATTTGATGGGATCGAACTTATCAAGCGTGTGCGGCTACAAAATAACGATGCTCATTTCATTATTATTAGTGGATTTCGACAATTTGAATATGCACAAAATGCCATTAAATATGGGGTGACAGACTATCTATTAAAACCAATCAAACGTACGGAACTTAATGAAGCGTTGCAAAAGCTTATCCGGTTAATTTCAGAAGAGCGGCAAAAAACTATACTTTTAAAGGAGCAAGACAAAATAATCTTATCCAGTAAAAACCATTTGCAAGCATCTCTTCTCCAGCATATTATAGAGAAAAAAGAGTTGCCCTCAAATTTGGATGTATTGAATTCCAAATACTTGACAGGCTTTAAAACTGGCTCCTTTCGGTTAATTTGTTGTAAAATCGATAGATTTTCCAATACGGAACCAATATCTGAAGATTCTTTTTTCGAAACAATCCGCACTAAAATCAAAGAGAACCTTACTGTGGTTGTTGTAGATTATTGCCATACGGTTATTTGCCTTCCGATTAAATCTTATGTTGTTTTTTTGCTTAACTACGATCACGATCAATATGCGGCAATACATTCTTCCATTGCTATGACTGGGAAAAATTTATTTGCCTATATTAAAAAATTTGAAGGTATTAGCCTGACAATCGCTATTGGTAAAGAGGTACTAAATTCTGCAGATCTCTCTTCTTCTTGGGATGACGTAACAGCCATTCTGCAGCAACGTATTTTGACAGGCTGCAATACCCTCCTTTCAACTTCCTGCAAGGAGGATAAATACCCGGATATTAAAAACGCTTTGTCTCCTTACGAAAGTCGTTTGCTTAAGAAATCAATTGAAAGTTTTGATTTAAACGCGCTACAAACTCAGATTATGGATATCTTTACCAACGCGGGGCTTTCTGAGATTAAAAGCGCCAAGTATTATTTCAAGATTTGTTATGAGTTGGCAGATTTGTTCTGGAATACATTAATTTCAATCCATATCGCAGAGGATCTAAATCGAAAACAGAAGGATCAGGAACTCTACGAATTATTAGACAACTGCGTATCTCTTCGACAGCTTGAAACAACCTTTACGAAATATCTGTTGAATGAATTTAAGCATTACTACGACCCAGCACATCCGCCGGAAAATATAGCGGTTTTGATTGCCAAAAAATATATTGCCCGGCATTACAATGAACATATTAGTTTAAAAGATATTGCGAACCAAGTCTTTTTAAATCCTGTCTACTTTAGTATTTGCTTCAAACGAGATACAGGCCTTAATTTTGTAGACTATATCAATGAATATCGGATTGAAAAGTCTAAAGAATTGTTGAAAAATCTACAAGAAAGTATTGCATCTATAGCAGAAATGGTTGGATTCCAGAATGCCCGGTATTTTTCTAAAGTATTTAAAAAGTATGTAGGTATTTCTCCCGCAGAATACCGCAGGAAACATGTCTCAATCTCTCTCTAG